In Paenibacillus sp. FSL R7-0345, a single window of DNA contains:
- a CDS encoding dCMP deaminase family protein encodes MTVAYRKNWDTYFMDIACMVSTRSRCPRRHVGAVLVQGKKLLGTAYNGAPMGVPDCSEAGCMVSEQYEREMVDGVETMVKKQRCIRTIHAEQNLLLFTDRSDREGSTVYVTDEPCWTCANMLANSGIVEIVYLRPYRKDMKKVEAMLESKGIVFRQLENYEPPKETMITVSE; translated from the coding sequence ATGACTGTGGCCTACCGTAAAAACTGGGATACATACTTTATGGACATTGCCTGCATGGTCTCCACCCGTTCGCGCTGCCCGCGCCGGCATGTTGGTGCTGTGCTGGTGCAGGGTAAGAAGCTGCTGGGTACCGCTTATAACGGAGCTCCGATGGGCGTGCCGGATTGCTCAGAGGCCGGCTGCATGGTATCTGAACAATATGAACGGGAAATGGTAGACGGCGTGGAGACGATGGTGAAGAAGCAACGCTGCATCCGCACGATTCATGCCGAGCAGAACCTGCTGCTGTTCACTGACCGGAGCGACCGGGAGGGCAGCACCGTCTATGTTACAGATGAACCCTGCTGGACCTGTGCCAATATGCTGGCCAACAGCGGGATTGTCGAGATCGTCTATCTGCGGCCCTACCGCAAGGATATGAAGAAGGTTGAGGCTATGCTGGAGTCGAAGGGAATTGTTTTCCGCCAGCTGGAGAATTACGAGCCGCCGAAGGAAACGATGATTACGGTATCGGAGTAA
- a CDS encoding flavodoxin family protein, whose translation MRLIVHDLAEQEYNTWLGGFSRDTDEVIGDTEAIRHCVGCFGCWVRTPGTCVLKDDYKHMGERLAACEEFIFISRNVYGGYSPFVSNVLNRTLPYVLPYFMTRNGETHHQQRYERQIRFTVHFYGEGMTEPERETAQSLVRANALNLDAAAYSVSFHDTLNSLKEVQ comes from the coding sequence ATGAGACTGATCGTGCATGATCTGGCGGAGCAGGAGTATAACACCTGGCTCGGCGGCTTCAGCAGGGATACCGACGAAGTAATCGGGGATACGGAAGCTATCCGGCACTGTGTAGGCTGCTTCGGCTGCTGGGTGCGCACTCCGGGCACCTGTGTGCTGAAGGATGATTATAAGCATATGGGCGAACGGCTTGCCGCCTGCGAGGAGTTTATATTTATCAGCCGTAACGTGTACGGGGGCTACAGCCCGTTTGTCAGCAATGTTTTGAATAGGACGCTGCCGTATGTTCTGCCGTATTTCATGACCAGGAACGGTGAAACTCATCATCAGCAAAGATATGAGCGCCAGATCAGATTTACGGTTCATTTTTACGGGGAGGGCATGACAGAGCCGGAACGGGAAACGGCACAGTCTCTGGTGCGGGCTAACGCGCTTAATCTGGATGCGGCGGCATACTCGGTTTCTTTTCACGATACGCTTAATAGCCTGAAGGAGGTGCAATAA
- a CDS encoding TetR/AcrR family transcriptional regulator: MNQKRYHHGDLRNTLIETGIELINEEGAGGFSLRKVAARCGVSHAAPYSHFKDVQQLMAAMADHVTEQFTFCLQASIEGQEDPMSAMGELGTAYIAFFEQHPAYLPFLFFQSGITIQADGGDEDVPAYPPFAVFRTTACRLFRSLGLPPERDGTMLMSYWSLVHGVASLLSSSGIRYSGNWQEAWQVILQSGGTEDETDRA; this comes from the coding sequence TTGAATCAGAAACGTTATCATCATGGCGATTTACGGAACACATTAATTGAAACCGGTATTGAGCTGATTAACGAGGAAGGGGCGGGCGGATTTTCCCTGCGCAAGGTAGCGGCCAGATGCGGGGTTAGCCACGCGGCTCCGTACAGTCATTTTAAAGATGTGCAGCAGCTGATGGCGGCAATGGCGGATCACGTCACAGAACAGTTTACGTTTTGCCTGCAGGCTTCTATTGAAGGGCAGGAAGACCCGATGTCAGCAATGGGGGAGCTGGGCACGGCTTATATTGCTTTTTTTGAGCAGCACCCGGCTTATTTGCCGTTTCTGTTCTTTCAGTCAGGCATCACGATTCAAGCGGACGGTGGAGATGAGGATGTTCCGGCTTACCCGCCGTTTGCGGTATTCCGGACGACAGCCTGCCGGCTATTCCGCAGTCTGGGGCTTCCGCCTGAACGGGACGGTACCATGCTGATGTCTTACTGGTCGCTTGTTCACGGGGTAGCTTCTCTTTTGTCCAGCAGCGGCATCCGTTATTCGGGGAATTGGCAGGAGGCATGGCAAGTCATTCTTCAATCAGGAGGAACAGAGGATGAGACTGATCGTGCATGA
- a CDS encoding helix-hairpin-helix domain-containing protein: MNKRRIGCAIAAALLGGGLVWAADHRTAEGIDGWETLNTGMAQALGVEEGADAVSAGKTEGSADPAGAGGNDGAAAAVVSSGTAEAAGSSETVNGSDSPGAGVNGEAVKDSDAAGTGVQGTAGGGGADAAGTAGSTAAAADGSVNVNTADAAALMDLPGIGEKKAQAIIDYRSSKGVFRSLADLGKVKGIGPKMLEKLEGLVIFN; encoded by the coding sequence ATGAACAAAAGAAGAATTGGATGTGCAATCGCTGCTGCGCTGCTGGGCGGCGGGCTGGTCTGGGCTGCGGATCACAGAACGGCGGAAGGAATTGACGGCTGGGAGACACTGAATACGGGGATGGCACAGGCGCTGGGAGTAGAGGAAGGAGCAGATGCGGTATCTGCAGGTAAGACGGAAGGCAGTGCGGACCCGGCTGGGGCAGGCGGAAATGACGGCGCGGCGGCAGCTGTGGTGAGCAGCGGGACGGCAGAAGCTGCGGGAAGTAGTGAAACGGTAAATGGCAGTGATTCGCCGGGAGCTGGAGTTAATGGTGAAGCGGTAAAAGATAGTGATGCAGCGGGAACGGGTGTGCAGGGAACCGCAGGCGGCGGAGGAGCAGATGCAGCAGGAACTGCTGGGAGCACCGCCGCAGCGGCGGATGGGAGTGTTAACGTGAACACAGCTGATGCTGCTGCACTGATGGACCTGCCGGGAATCGGAGAGAAGAAGGCCCAGGCGATTATTGATTACCGCAGCAGCAAGGGGGTCTTTCGCAGCCTGGCCGATCTGGGCAAGGTAAAGGGGATCGGTCCCAAGATGCTGGAAAAGCTGGAGGGGCTGGTTATTTTCAATTAG
- the comER gene encoding late competence protein ComER produces MKVGFIGTGSMGGLLIDTFLNSGALDPCNVLASNRSPGKLLELQKLHPGLTVCASNIETASGSDIVFLCVKPLQFKALTDEIAPYLRSEQIVVSITSPVQLHHLESVLPSKIAKIIPSITHSVKSGTSLCIFGSRLNKKDRLALLQLFSFIGVPAEIPESHTRIASDFSSCGPAFLSYFLERWIEAAVAATGIDEALVSRLAGEMLLGTGKLLTEGSFTPQELQERVAVRGGITAEALNHLRTSLEGVFERLITTTHDKYEEDVELLDASFGRDGIAQSPLDR; encoded by the coding sequence ATGAAAGTGGGATTTATCGGAACAGGCAGCATGGGCGGTCTGCTCATCGACACCTTTCTTAATTCGGGAGCGCTTGATCCATGCAATGTACTGGCCAGTAACCGTAGTCCGGGCAAGCTGCTGGAGCTTCAGAAGCTGCATCCCGGATTAACTGTGTGTGCAAGCAACATTGAAACTGCATCAGGAAGCGATATTGTTTTTCTGTGTGTCAAACCTTTACAGTTTAAAGCACTGACTGATGAGATTGCCCCCTATCTGCGCAGTGAGCAGATTGTCGTATCCATTACCAGCCCCGTCCAGCTTCATCACCTGGAATCCGTTCTGCCGTCCAAAATTGCCAAGATTATTCCCAGCATTACCCATTCCGTCAAGAGCGGGACTTCTCTTTGCATCTTCGGAAGCAGGTTAAATAAAAAAGACAGGCTGGCACTGCTCCAGCTGTTCTCCTTCATTGGCGTACCTGCGGAAATCCCCGAGAGTCATACCCGGATTGCTTCGGATTTCTCCAGCTGCGGCCCGGCATTCCTCAGCTATTTCCTTGAACGGTGGATTGAAGCAGCCGTTGCTGCCACCGGCATTGATGAGGCGCTGGTCAGCCGGCTGGCCGGTGAGATGCTGCTTGGCACAGGCAAGCTGCTGACCGAAGGCTCGTTCACTCCCCAGGAGCTGCAGGAACGGGTTGCCGTCCGCGGCGGTATTACGGCAGAAGCGCTGAATCATCTGCGCACCAGCCTGGAAGGAGTATTCGAACGGCTGATTACAACCACTCATGACAAGTATGAGGAGGATGTGGAGCTGCTGGATGCTTCCTTTGGCCGTGACGGGATTGCCCAGAGTCCGCTGGACCGTTAG
- the leuS gene encoding leucine--tRNA ligase, whose translation MSENQTSTVAGAGYRAQTIEPKWQKFWDENKTFKTGEDADKPKFYALDMFPYPSGAGLHVGHPEGYTATDIISRYKRMRGYNVLHPMGWDAFGLPAEQYAMDTGQHPRDITVKNIDNFRRQIKSLGFSYDWDREISTTDPEYYKWTQWIFIQLYNRGLAYVAEVSVNWCEALGTVLANEEVIDGKSERGGHPVVRRPMRQWILKITEYAERLLEDLDELDWEESIKDMQRNWIGKSTGAEVNFAIDGHDASLEVFTTRPDTLFGASYCVLAPEHKLVDVITTEAQAAAVAEYREKAARKSDLERTDLAKEKSGVFTGAYAINPVNGAKVPVWIADYVLAGYGTGAIMAVPGHDTRDWEFAKQFGLDIIEVVQGGNVEEEAYSGDGPHVNSGFLNGLDNKEAMAKMISWLEEQGSGKGKVTYRLRDWLFSRQRYWGEPIPILHLEDGTMKTVPVDQLPLMLPDVDAIKPSGTGESPLANVTEWVETVDPETGMKARRETNTMPQWAGSCWYYLRYIDPHNDKELCSPELQKQWLPVDLYIGGAEHAVLHLLYARFWHKVLYDIGVVDTKEPFHKLVNQGMILGNNNEKMSKSRGNVINPDEIVDAYGADTLRVYEMFMGPLEATKPWNEKGVEGVHRFLSRVWRLFVNEDGSLSSKITADGGTDEFKRTWHKTLKKVGEDFEGLRFNTAISQLMIFINDAYKQETLSQEAAEHFVQMLSPLAPHIAEELWQLLGHEGSISYVPWPAYDEAWTVDAEVEIVVQVNGKIVQRALVAAEMGKQEMEEHALALPNVQAAVEGKTVRKIIAVPGKLVNIVVG comes from the coding sequence ATGAGTGAGAACCAGACAAGTACGGTGGCCGGAGCCGGCTACCGCGCCCAGACCATTGAGCCGAAGTGGCAAAAGTTCTGGGATGAGAACAAAACCTTCAAGACAGGTGAAGACGCGGATAAACCGAAATTCTATGCGCTGGATATGTTTCCGTATCCTTCAGGTGCAGGTCTGCATGTAGGCCATCCTGAGGGCTATACAGCAACCGATATTATCTCCCGTTACAAACGGATGCGCGGCTACAATGTGCTTCATCCGATGGGCTGGGATGCCTTCGGCCTTCCGGCAGAGCAGTATGCCATGGATACCGGGCAGCACCCGCGTGACATTACCGTTAAGAACATTGATAATTTCCGCCGCCAGATCAAGTCGCTGGGCTTCTCTTATGACTGGGACCGCGAGATCAGCACAACGGATCCGGAATACTACAAATGGACCCAGTGGATTTTTATCCAGCTGTATAACCGCGGCCTGGCTTATGTTGCCGAGGTCTCTGTGAACTGGTGTGAAGCGCTGGGAACGGTTCTTGCCAATGAAGAGGTTATCGACGGCAAAAGCGAACGCGGCGGCCACCCTGTTGTGCGCAGACCGATGCGCCAGTGGATTCTGAAAATTACCGAGTACGCGGAACGCCTGCTCGAAGACCTGGATGAGCTGGACTGGGAAGAGAGCATCAAGGATATGCAGCGCAACTGGATCGGCAAATCGACCGGTGCGGAAGTCAACTTTGCGATTGACGGCCATGATGCAAGCCTGGAAGTGTTCACTACCCGCCCGGATACGCTGTTCGGCGCAAGCTATTGCGTACTGGCACCGGAGCACAAGCTGGTGGATGTGATTACAACGGAAGCGCAGGCTGCTGCCGTAGCTGAATATCGTGAGAAAGCGGCCCGCAAGAGTGATCTGGAGCGTACAGATCTGGCAAAAGAAAAAAGCGGCGTATTCACCGGAGCTTATGCCATCAATCCGGTCAACGGCGCTAAAGTGCCGGTCTGGATTGCTGATTATGTACTCGCAGGCTACGGAACCGGAGCCATTATGGCTGTTCCGGGCCATGATACCCGTGACTGGGAATTCGCGAAGCAGTTCGGCCTGGACATCATTGAAGTCGTGCAGGGCGGTAATGTTGAAGAAGAAGCATACAGCGGCGACGGCCCGCATGTGAACTCCGGCTTCCTGAACGGCCTGGACAACAAGGAAGCTATGGCCAAAATGATCTCCTGGCTGGAGGAGCAGGGCAGCGGCAAAGGCAAAGTGACCTACCGCCTGCGTGACTGGCTGTTCAGCCGCCAGCGCTACTGGGGTGAGCCGATTCCAATTCTGCATCTGGAAGACGGCACAATGAAGACTGTGCCTGTAGATCAGCTGCCGCTGATGCTGCCGGATGTCGATGCAATCAAGCCTTCGGGTACCGGTGAATCCCCGCTGGCGAACGTAACCGAATGGGTGGAAACCGTTGATCCGGAGACCGGTATGAAGGCCCGCCGCGAGACTAATACCATGCCGCAATGGGCCGGCAGCTGCTGGTACTACCTGCGTTATATCGATCCGCACAATGACAAAGAGCTGTGTTCGCCTGAGCTGCAGAAACAGTGGCTGCCGGTTGACCTGTACATCGGCGGTGCCGAGCATGCGGTGCTTCACCTGCTGTATGCCCGTTTCTGGCATAAGGTGCTGTACGATATCGGCGTAGTAGATACGAAAGAACCGTTCCACAAGCTGGTCAACCAGGGTATGATCCTGGGTAACAACAATGAGAAGATGAGTAAGTCGCGCGGTAATGTTATCAATCCGGACGAAATCGTGGACGCTTATGGCGCAGACACTCTGCGCGTATACGAAATGTTCATGGGGCCGCTGGAAGCAACCAAGCCGTGGAACGAAAAAGGCGTGGAAGGTGTACACCGCTTCCTGTCCCGCGTATGGCGCCTGTTCGTGAATGAGGACGGCAGCCTGAGCAGCAAGATTACGGCTGATGGCGGTACCGACGAGTTCAAACGCACCTGGCACAAAACGCTGAAAAAGGTAGGCGAGGACTTCGAGGGCCTGCGCTTCAATACAGCAATCAGCCAGCTGATGATCTTCATCAACGATGCCTACAAGCAGGAAACCTTGTCCCAGGAAGCGGCAGAGCACTTTGTACAGATGCTGTCGCCGCTGGCGCCGCATATTGCTGAAGAGCTGTGGCAGCTGCTCGGACATGAAGGAAGCATCAGCTATGTTCCATGGCCGGCTTACGATGAGGCCTGGACCGTAGATGCTGAAGTGGAAATCGTTGTACAGGTGAACGGCAAGATTGTACAGCGCGCACTGGTGGCAGCAGAAATGGGCAAGCAGGAAATGGAAGAGCATGCACTGGCTCTGCCTAATGTGCAAGCCGCTGTGGAAGGCAAAACCGTCCGTAAAATCATTGCAGTACCCGGCAAGCTTGTAAATATTGTAGTGGGTTAA
- a CDS encoding AI-2E family transporter, whose product MEQWSKSKWFRWMIGVLLSLMILYFVWLLRPMLQGIFVFLKAILAPFLAAMIISYVLNPVVSMLAGRKMPRSVAVLLIYTVFLTTLAVIAINLIPMFIEQLEELNEHLPEMTLHAQGLMRSMNSRLIPPGVETGMNNWFFQLENRLAGGISHFLDNIGSTIGVLFNAFIVPFLVFYILKDFDVFERTVVSCLPRSRRRSIVKLLKDIDDALGNYIRGQFLVCLIIGVLAYIGYVIVGMPYALLFACVVAVFNIVPYMGPFLGAAPAIVMATTISMRLVLLVAVVNTLCQMLESNVISPQVVGRRLHLHPLLIIFALLVGGEVAGMIGLILAVPVFAAGKVVIQHLFTYYIRRKPV is encoded by the coding sequence ATGGAGCAATGGTCCAAAAGTAAATGGTTCCGCTGGATGATCGGAGTACTGCTGTCCCTGATGATCCTATACTTTGTCTGGCTGCTCCGTCCGATGCTGCAGGGGATTTTTGTATTTTTAAAAGCCATCCTGGCGCCATTTCTGGCTGCCATGATTATATCTTACGTTCTAAACCCGGTGGTCAGCATGCTGGCCGGCCGGAAGATGCCGCGCAGCGTGGCGGTACTGCTGATCTATACGGTATTCCTGACCACGCTGGCCGTAATCGCCATCAATCTGATTCCGATGTTTATTGAGCAGCTTGAGGAGCTGAATGAGCATTTGCCGGAAATGACCCTGCACGCCCAGGGGCTGATGCGCAGCATGAATTCAAGGCTGATCCCGCCGGGGGTGGAGACAGGGATGAACAACTGGTTCTTTCAGCTCGAGAACCGGCTGGCCGGGGGCATCTCCCATTTCCTTGATAACATCGGCTCTACGATCGGGGTGCTGTTCAACGCCTTTATCGTGCCGTTTCTGGTCTTCTATATCCTGAAGGATTTCGACGTGTTCGAACGGACGGTGGTATCCTGCCTGCCCCGCTCCCGCCGCAGATCGATTGTCAAGCTGCTGAAGGATATTGACGATGCGCTGGGCAATTATATCCGCGGACAGTTTCTGGTCTGCCTCATTATCGGCGTGCTGGCTTACATCGGGTACGTGATTGTGGGCATGCCTTATGCGTTGCTGTTTGCCTGTGTGGTGGCTGTATTTAACATCGTTCCCTACATGGGCCCGTTTCTCGGGGCTGCCCCGGCCATTGTGATGGCTACTACAATCTCTATGCGGCTTGTGCTGCTGGTGGCGGTTGTGAATACACTGTGCCAGATGCTGGAGAGTAATGTCATTTCTCCCCAGGTTGTAGGACGGAGGCTGCATCTGCATCCGCTGTTAATTATTTTTGCCCTGCTGGTCGGCGGCGAAGTGGCGGGAATGATCGGTTTGATTCTGGCCGTGCCGGTCTTTGCCGCCGGAAAAGTCGTGATTCAGCACCTGTTTACCTACTATATCCGGCGTAAGCCGGTATAG
- a CDS encoding glycoside hydrolase family 16 protein produces MKRVFKSSIACLVLLLTGILAGSPAVSAATVFYEPLTYFNSATWQKADGYSNGGMFNCTWRAGNISFTSGGQLRLALTSPSTNKFDGAELRSVYKYGYGKYEVSMKPAKNSGIVSSFFTYTGPSDGNPWDEIDIEFLGKDTTKVQFNYYTNGVGGHEKIVDLGFDASQGYHTYAFDWQPGYIKWYVDGVLKHTATSNIPSHAGKIMMNLWNGTGVDSWLGSYNGANPLYAYYDWLKYTGN; encoded by the coding sequence ATGAAAAGAGTATTCAAAAGTTCTATCGCTTGTCTCGTTCTGCTGCTCACCGGAATTCTCGCAGGATCACCGGCCGTTTCCGCCGCCACTGTCTTTTATGAGCCCCTGACCTACTTTAATTCTGCAACCTGGCAAAAAGCAGACGGCTACTCCAACGGCGGAATGTTTAACTGCACCTGGCGCGCCGGCAATATCTCCTTTACAAGCGGCGGACAGCTTCGCCTGGCACTGACCAGCCCCAGCACCAACAAGTTTGACGGCGCAGAACTGCGGTCCGTATACAAATACGGGTACGGCAAGTATGAGGTTAGCATGAAACCGGCAAAAAACAGCGGAATTGTCTCATCCTTTTTCACCTATACCGGTCCCTCCGACGGGAATCCGTGGGATGAAATTGATATCGAGTTTCTGGGCAAGGATACAACCAAGGTTCAATTCAATTATTATACCAACGGGGTCGGAGGCCATGAAAAAATCGTAGATCTTGGCTTTGATGCATCCCAAGGCTATCATACCTATGCTTTCGACTGGCAGCCAGGGTACATTAAATGGTATGTGGACGGAGTACTGAAGCATACGGCGACCAGCAACATCCCGTCCCACGCCGGCAAGATCATGATGAACCTCTGGAACGGAACAGGGGTAGACTCCTGGCTGGGCTCATATAACGGGGCTAATCCGCTATACGCCTATTATGATTGGTTAAAGTATACCGGTAACTAG
- a CDS encoding glycoside hydrolase family 16 protein, whose translation MKTLAAVLALTSIVVGIKAITSSSSKSAAGSVEDDFTRFNEEFWKKTDGYSNGSMFNCTWSEKNITFSDDGQMILSLTSPASGEFDGAEYRSLEKYGYGLYEIRMKPAVNPGIVSSFFTYTGPSEGEPWDEIDIEFLGKNTRQVQFNYFTDGVGEHEQVIELDFDAAEEFHWYGFEWKKDAITWYIDGRPVHTATENIPSTPGRIMMNLWNGTGVDSWLEPYDGKTPLHAYYDQFRYTPDKSSEK comes from the coding sequence ATGAAAACGCTGGCAGCTGTCTTGGCGCTTACATCGATAGTTGTCGGCATTAAAGCCATCACTTCATCTTCATCCAAATCCGCCGCAGGGAGCGTGGAGGACGATTTCACAAGGTTTAACGAAGAGTTCTGGAAAAAGACGGATGGCTACTCCAACGGCTCTATGTTCAACTGCACCTGGAGCGAAAAAAACATAACCTTCAGCGATGACGGCCAGATGATTCTTTCACTCACAAGCCCTGCTTCCGGCGAATTTGATGGAGCGGAGTACCGTTCGCTTGAGAAGTACGGTTATGGATTGTATGAAATCCGTATGAAGCCGGCCGTCAATCCCGGAATCGTCTCCTCCTTTTTCACCTATACCGGCCCCTCGGAGGGTGAGCCCTGGGATGAAATTGATATTGAATTTCTGGGCAAGAACACGCGGCAGGTGCAGTTCAATTATTTCACTGACGGTGTCGGCGAGCATGAGCAGGTCATTGAGCTTGACTTTGATGCCGCAGAGGAATTTCACTGGTACGGCTTTGAGTGGAAAAAGGATGCGATCACCTGGTATATCGATGGACGCCCTGTTCACACGGCAACCGAGAATATCCCCTCTACTCCCGGGCGGATCATGATGAATCTCTGGAACGGAACAGGTGTAGATTCCTGGCTAGAGCCTTATGACGGCAAAACCCCGCTCCATGCTTACTATGACCAGTTCCGCTATACTCCGGATAAATCGTCGGAAAAATGA
- a CDS encoding extracellular solute-binding protein, with translation MKMNVLLLAALLALSGCSFAGSSGQSVPTASPDGQEPKFDIKLGKYDPPVDLYTVGSVNPNLIFKKGESLEHNVHTIWAEDRLGIRIRYLWTISGTSETYANKLRLELAKGNMPDVVTTRDADIIQELIDSGQFMEVGSLFEQYASDTWKKAVAEDSSVWNAFMRNGSKYAIPIMDYEYNSDPLLWIRQDWLDKLHMTAPRTLEELEKVMDAFVNGDPDGNGAKDTYGLSVAFRNGPNTWMGDSSWIFGAFGTVPEQWNRMSDGTLQYGSVQPGAEQAVSLMKHWVQQGYLSGDSAWLDEEGAANLFVSGKAGIIAGPYWMRGWPLSSLTDADPEARIRAVAIPSGPDGTVMRRGTLPVNGAILINKKMKHPEIFFTYQNYLFDYYATSTGEFANGLAEGYDWTMIDGKPTINPSALPLGGIRVASYTLTFDGARIPSEVVKEIPVDIAPVLLAQKEASRKEQFTGPPTKTMKSSGELLKKLEQKSFQKMIFADSGIGEFNEFVEKWQAYGGLAETSEINAWDRSGP, from the coding sequence ATGAAAATGAATGTATTGCTGCTGGCGGCCCTGCTGGCATTGTCGGGCTGTTCCTTCGCCGGCTCCTCCGGCCAGAGCGTCCCTACGGCCTCTCCGGATGGCCAAGAGCCTAAATTCGACATCAAGCTAGGCAAATATGATCCTCCAGTAGACCTCTACACAGTAGGCTCTGTTAATCCCAATCTGATTTTTAAAAAGGGGGAGAGCCTTGAGCACAACGTGCATACCATCTGGGCTGAGGACCGTCTGGGTATCCGCATCCGCTATTTGTGGACCATTTCAGGCACCTCTGAGACCTATGCCAACAAGCTGAGGCTTGAACTGGCAAAGGGCAATATGCCTGATGTGGTAACAACGAGGGATGCCGACATTATCCAGGAGCTGATCGATTCCGGGCAATTCATGGAGGTAGGCAGTCTATTCGAACAGTATGCCTCCGATACCTGGAAGAAGGCTGTAGCCGAAGACAGCTCGGTGTGGAATGCCTTTATGCGCAACGGCTCCAAGTATGCGATTCCCATTATGGATTATGAATATAATTCCGATCCGCTGCTCTGGATCCGGCAGGATTGGCTGGACAAGCTCCATATGACGGCGCCGCGCACACTGGAGGAGCTGGAAAAGGTCATGGATGCCTTTGTTAACGGTGATCCTGATGGTAACGGGGCAAAGGATACCTACGGTTTATCTGTTGCTTTCCGTAACGGCCCCAACACCTGGATGGGGGACAGCAGCTGGATTTTCGGTGCGTTCGGAACGGTTCCGGAACAATGGAACCGCATGAGCGACGGAACATTGCAGTATGGCTCGGTACAGCCGGGCGCCGAGCAGGCAGTTTCGCTGATGAAGCATTGGGTGCAGCAAGGATATTTATCCGGCGACAGTGCCTGGCTTGATGAAGAAGGCGCTGCCAATTTATTCGTCTCCGGCAAGGCTGGAATAATAGCCGGACCTTACTGGATGCGCGGTTGGCCCCTGTCCTCCCTGACCGATGCAGACCCGGAGGCAAGAATAAGGGCGGTTGCCATCCCTTCAGGCCCGGATGGAACCGTAATGCGAAGAGGCACCCTGCCTGTCAATGGCGCTATTCTGATCAATAAGAAAATGAAACACCCCGAGATCTTTTTTACCTATCAGAATTATTTGTTTGATTATTACGCTACCTCAACCGGCGAGTTTGCCAACGGTCTGGCTGAAGGCTATGACTGGACTATGATTGACGGTAAGCCGACCATAAATCCCTCCGCCCTGCCGCTGGGTGGCATCCGGGTCGCCTCCTATACGCTGACCTTCGACGGCGCGAGAATTCCTTCCGAGGTCGTTAAGGAAATTCCGGTGGATATTGCCCCTGTGCTGCTGGCCCAGAAGGAGGCCTCGCGCAAAGAGCAGTTTACGGGACCTCCGACCAAGACCATGAAGAGCAGCGGGGAGCTGCTGAAAAAGCTGGAACAAAAAAGCTTTCAAAAGATGATCTTTGCAGACAGCGGCATCGGGGAATTCAATGAATTCGTTGAAAAATGGCAGGCATACGGAGGTTTGGCCGAAACCTCTGAAATCAATGCCTGGGACCGGAGCGGGCCATGA